A window of Hordeum vulgare subsp. vulgare chromosome 5H, MorexV3_pseudomolecules_assembly, whole genome shotgun sequence genomic DNA:
gtcagagcgtagctggcacgaccttgaaaccattccggatgccggtcatcagggtctttcaaacgttgctggtcctgccgtgcttcctttgtatcatttgtcttcccatacacgcccaagaagcttaggaggttcacgcaaatattcttcgtaacgtgcatcacgtcgattgcagagcggacatctaggactttccaatattctagctcccagaatatagatttcttcttccacatggctgcgtgcccgtcagctcccttcggaactgattgtccgccaggaccctttccaaagatgactttcaaatccttgaccatatcaaatacctcagcaccagtgcgttccgcaggcttcggccggtgatcttccttgccgttgtaatgcttgcctttctttcttactggatgaattttcgaaagaaatcgacgatgcccaaggtacacgttcttcttacaatttggcaaatgtacactttcagtctcatgtaagcagtgcgtgcatgcattgtatcccttatttgacagtcccgaaaggttactaagagcaggccaatcgttgatggttacgaaaagcaacgctcgtaggtcaaattcctcttgtttgtgctcatcccacacacggacaccaccccacagctgtaaaagttcatcaactaatggccttaggtacacatcgatgtcgttgccgggttgcttcggaccttggatgagcactggcatcataatgaactttcgcttcatgcacaaccaaggaggaaggttgtagatgcatagagtcacgggccaggtgctatggctggagctctgctcgccaaaaggattcatgccatccgtacttagagcaaatcttatgttccttgcgtcagctgcaaaatctttgaaccatctgtcgatctttctccattgcgttccatctgcggtgtgtctcaactccccgtccgacttacggtcctctttgtgccatcgcaacaacttggcatgctctttgttcctgaacagacgtttcaaccgtggtattataggagcataccacatcaccttggcgggaaccctcttcctgggtttctggccctcaacatcgtcaccagggtcatcgcctctgatcttataacgcaatgcagtgcataccgggcattcattcaaattctcgtattcaccgcggtagaggatgcagtcgttgatgcatgcatgtatcttcagaacctctaaacctagagggcagacaaccttctttgcttcgtacgtactggtgggcaactcgttatcctttggaaacatattcttcaacattttcagcaagttttcaaatgccgagtcagctacacctgcctctgccttccatttcagcaaatccagtgtgcagcccagctttttcagaccatcatcgcatccggggtacagcgcctttctgtgatcctctaacatgcgatccaaattctccctctccttttcagtttcgcagcatctccgtgcatcagcaatggtccgaccaagatcatcaacgggatcatcacgtgcctcttcttcaccttccccttcaccttcagcatcctccatgaaagtatcaccgaaatgagcaagatagctttcatcgatgaaatcatccccttcttcatcttcttccattataacccctctttctccatgcttggtccaacaattatagcttggcatgaaaccgtgccgaagcagatgcatgtgaacatctcttgaggaagagtaacccttctgattcttacagttaacacatggacagataacaaaacccccccgcttgttcgcattagccactacgaggaaatctttcaaacccgtagtgaactcgccggagagtcggttaacgtacatccattgccgattcatctgcattattataatataaaatatataattaaccatcatgcatttgttaaactaactagctacaaacaatataaattaaacaatgaactacacacatgcatattttatcaatgacacatcaaaggttcatcaagttgctaaccgcgatcgaggagtgtggctccaacacttcatgtcatgtttgtttcatgctcttggggcatttcatcaaacaccttatgtgcataagaggaaccaaaagcaaacctaaaccctaagtgtgaagagaatggctctaaatggctaagtgttggctgctggatgggtatatataggggaggggctttagttgcggttggcctggcaaaccgtgactaaaggtgcccgaaggcctttagtcgcggttgtcctggccaaccgcgactaaagcccctcacgtgcaccagctggccaccgagcgccctgggcctaggcctttggtcgcggttcacctccagaagcGCGACTAAacgtcccattagtcgcggttcctacagcttcgcgacttatggggctggacggaagcctgtttttccaccagtgcaaCACCTTGTTCCTGCCCATCCTCTCGTATGTTAACTCTACCATTGGTAATCAAGATGTCATCGCCATTTTCTCTGGTCCACACATCATATCAGGGAGTTGTCACACACAGGACCACATCATCTCTGTCTTCGTATGGGCTAGTCTTATTCAGATTGCTGGCCTCAACACCACTGCAATAGTTGCTGGTGATGATAAGGAAGGTCGCAACATCACCCCTCCTGCCACAGTACTGCTTGTTCAAGCAATATGGACTTCCTACCTTGCCGTTAATTTGCTAGGAAAGGATTTTTATTCACCGAGACAATGGTCGCTAAAGAATGTGGAGCCCGGAGACGTATTGGTCCTTCTTCCATCCTTTGCTCTTATCGTTGCTAAACTCCTTCTCAAATATTATGCATGGTACAGTGCAAGAAGTTCGTTAGCATTTGGGCGCAATCCACATCTCATTGTTGGATACATGGAGCAGCTAAAAGATGAAAAGCAGCATGTCGGGCCAACAACTGAGCATTCCCTTCCTCCACTCATAGTTGCAGGAGAGGACATAAGATTGATAAATCTTAAAAGGGTGCCTTGTGGTTACAGTCTCAAATTGTTATCCAACCAAGCTGATGGGGCAAGGATTGAAAACAACAGCTTAGTGACCATTGACAAAGTTTGGCAGTTGCAGGATGACATGCTTCCGAGGTCTTCAAGGGAACAGTTTAAAGATTTATGCTTTTCATTCGCGTTGTTCAAGCTGCTAAGATGCCGATTTGCAAGGCATACAATTGTTGAGACTTGTTTCATGAAGGCCTATAACTTATTGCCACACATGTTGCTCCAGGATAGTGATGATGAAAGAGCATTTGATGTGATTACACTTGAGCTTTCTTTCCTTCACGATTATTATTGTTCATCTCTCACAACCTCATATTCGAGGAGTTGGCTgcccattttgagcatatttataTCTCTCTTAAGCATGGGTTAGAGCTTGTTCTATATGTTGGATGAAACTCTTTATATGCCGGGGGAAGCTTCATGGAATGATTCACAGATTGAATGTATCATGGAATGTGATACATTGACCTGGAAACATTATGGAAAGTGGTACTTGGATGATGTACCCGTATTTTTACTTGCGTCACTAGTTGTGCTTTCCGAGCTGCGGGAGATTGCTTCTTACATCTGCTCTAAGTGGACTAAAGTATCCCTCATCTGCCACTATGTTAGGCATGCTTCTTCTTGGCAGCAATCACCTTGGAAGAACAAGTTACTAGGCCTTGTGCTACGCAGAAAATGCAAGCTGCTAAATCATTGGGTGGACAAAATGAACCAGTGCTCAGTATTGACCCtcaacccaagaacaactccactGGCTCTTCTTCATCGCCTCATCCTTGTGCTTGACCGGAAGAAGGTACCGACAGCTGTGAAGACTGCCGTCCTCAAGCCACTGAGGAACCGAAGCAATGGCGTGGCATCCCTATGCACAAGGCTACAACTGCAGGCCGACAACAACCCTTTCTCACAGTCCAATGGCGTCAAAGGTATTGCTAATACAATGCTGGTGGCTCACATTGCCACGAGCATCCTGGAAGTGAGTAGATCGGGGAAGGATGACTTTGATCATAAGATCGCCGCCACACACTTGTCACGCTACTGCGCCTACTTTGATCATAAGAATGGCGCAGAGCTCGGCAAGAAGCTGATTGAGCTGTTGGAGGATAAAGGAGAAGAGGAGGCATGGGAGGTCCTCATGGACTTCTGGTCCGAGATGATCCTCTATGCCGCCCCCTCGGACGCTCACGCCGAGGCCATTGCGCGGGGCGGGGAGCTGATAACGCTCCTGTGGGCCTTGCTCACCCACGTCGGGATCATCAGCCGGCCAGAGCCCGCCACGCCTAACAACGCTCGTTGTGATGTTTAAGTCGTACACAAGTACTACTAGTCATGTGTTTCGATTCACTACTTTTCTGTTCTGTCGTTCATCTTGATTGGTGCTGTGTGGTCTGGTGTGATGTGCTACTAAAAAACTGCCCGTGTCATGTGTTTCGATTCACTACTTTTTTGTTCTTTCGATTCATCTTGattggtgtggtgtggtgtggtgtgctACTAAAAGAACTGTTGTTGTCATGTGTTTCGCTTCATTACAATTTCTGATTGTTTGATTTGATCTTGATTGGTGTTGTGTTGCTGCTTAAGGGCATATAATTATAACTTACTGCTTCCCAACATTTGGTTACATATATATGGATTTGTACGTCGTAAATGGACGCTCTTCAATCTCTAAACACCAAAGTCGTGGTATATTATTTACCAGGATCGGCACAGTAGTAGTAGATTAATTTGTCGAGTCGTTCAATTCCTGCTACGCATCAACATTAATCCACATAATTAACTAGGTTTTCCCCAAACTAATTAATAACTAACTCTATGATAAACATCCTCTAGCTAACGACCACACTAGGGATATATATCTAGCCAAAGGAGATCAATCATCAAAACTATGATGGACTGAGCCAGTCCATCGATGTTGGTCATACGGCgttggatgacgtcaagtggacaTTTCGGAGTCTGCCATTGCCCTCAACAAAGCACGGAAGCGCTTCTAGTACCAATGCGTGGCCTAGATCCGGCCCATCTCCTCGATGGGGATGCCCTTGGTCTCCGGCAGGAAGAACTAGATGAAGGCGGTCATGAGGAGCTCGCAGACGCCAAAGAAGTAGAAGGGGCCGAACTTGAAGTGGTAGAGCATCATGATGAAGATATGGGCGATGATGAAGGTGAAGGCCATGTTGAAGACCACCACCATGCTTTGTGCCGCTGACCGGATCTCTAGCGGGATTACATATATTTACTAGTATTTACAGTCTGTTGCAAGATTACATATATTTACTAGTAGTATAGATGGTGTTTCTAAAGCTACCACAAATTAAATTACAGTAGCTTAATTATCTTGTTAAAAGCGGTTGGAAGGCCtatatcacaagtcacatcatatGCCCTTGAGCCGATTCTCTCTTTGTTTGCCAAGGGCAAGGAAGATTGTCTTGGAGTTATATTGGTTATGTTCTAAGCCGATGGCTGTTAAACATGTCATGTAAGAAAGAGGAACCTGTTCGGTTCTAAAACGCGTGTAGGCGCAACTACTTTGGACCACACTCCCAACAAGTATTATTCATTCCCATCCCTGCGTGTGGTGCAACTACGTTTGTTACCCGCGGGATGACACTTTAGTTATCCCTCAAGAATGACAACTTTAGTAATCCGAGGTGGCAAATGTAGTTGAGAAAACATGACAACTCGCTCTGTTTTGGTTAACTATAGTGACCTCCGGGATGACACTTTAGTTATCCGGAGATAGTTTTCATATGTGTTTAACTAGTTGTCAcatgtggtccaaccataattgTTATGTATGTTAATCATAGTTGCCACATATGTTTATCAGGTTGGCACGTACGCGCAACTGCAGTTGTCATCTAGCAATCAATCATAGTTGCCATGTGAGTTTACCTAGTTGCCACATACGCACAAACACAGTTGCCATCTAGCAACAGACGAGCGTTGTGTGGGCGAAAAACAGTTCGCCCACACACGCGTGGACTAGGTGGTGACTATGTGGACAGAAACTGGTTTGCCCACAGATCGTAGCTGTCTACCACACGATGCGGGTCGTGTGGGCGAACTCTCAAACGCCCACAAACACGATGATGCCTACGTTGCACTGAAATTTCAACAGATTCCTTGAAGATTCATGCAAAACAGAATGGATATTATCATTTGGGTAAAATAAGAGTTGGCATGAGGGCAAAGTAGAAACATGTCACACGTGTGGGCATTATCATTTGGGTTAAATATATGTAATATTGGTAGTAATACCAGGGTGGTGAAGATTCCCCACCCCCCCTCGCGTCGTCTCACGTAGGCGACTCGGGGGCGACTCGGGGGCGATTAGGCCTCTCCTTGCCGCCGTTGACGGCGGCCTTCAGCCGGCCTGTGGCAACGGCGGGACTTCTTCTACCTCCTCTCCAGCCTTCCCGTGTTTTTTTTGAACTCAAACCGCATAACAATCATTCTACGGTATTTCACCCTTCCCGTGTTAGCTCTTCTCCCTGCTCGCCCGCTTCGTCTTCGATGGCGCGGCGCGGGAGCTGCATCTAGGTTGCAGCCGCGGGATCCCATCGCGGTGGCCTCCCCGCGAGTTTTGGCATTGCTTGATGTGAGGCTGCACCATATCATGCTATAAGTGAGACAAGTCGCACCCACTAGTCATCATCACATATATATAGGTCtaattgtttattttattttatcaaggGAGAATGCCCGTTCATATTGTCCAAATGGACGGTTATGTATAAATGAGCTCAGTTTTCAGAAAAGATACCATCAAAAACTTTTTCAACAAGCAAGCAAAAGCCAGCCTGAACTGGTTTTCATTTTCTAGAAGTCAATAAATAGATAAGAAATGCATTTTGTCGATGCTTGTTCTTATTGAAAAAGTCAACCAGATATTTTGAAGTttttaaaaaatctgaaaaaaggcACACAATGCCATGCAAATGTATACTGTACATGGGTGCAAATTTTCATGAGAAAATACATTGACATCGTGAGCTAGACAAAGATGAAAAATTGCTAATTTTGAAAATAGTGAACAGCATGGTGCACTGTGCACCGTTCCCTATATAAAACCAatgattttcatttttttgtgtatCTTACGAATCAATGTATTTTATCCTCAAAATTTACATGCATATAGTATACACCCATATGTTAATGTatggtttattttttatttttcaaagctTCAGAATGTGATTTTTGAACGTTTCTAATAAAGGGCTCCATGAAGCCCGGCAACTAGATACAAGGGAGTACGTCAGGGATCGAAGACAACATCGATCAAAGGGAGGCCAAAGTGCCAAATACCGTATTGTTCACACTTTGGAGTTTGGAACACATGATTCTCCTACTGTCTAAAgcttctactccctccattccataaTATAGTGCGTCCTCGGTTTTTAAGTTTTAAGTTTAACAATGGATTTAATCAATGTGGATGATTGCAACGGAAGGAAAAACTGTACCATCAAAAACTTCATTCATATACGAATTCAATAATATAACTTTTGCTCCCATCGCAATCTGTCTCATTGGTTAAATTTATGGTGAAATTTAGACCTCGCAAAGCGCATGCGCACTACATTGTGGAATGGAGGAAGTATCACAAATTTAGCTCAGTTGACAGTCACACTCACACAGCCGGACATAAAGCGATAGGACATCTTGCCAGCGCGCGGAATCATCGCAATTGAATTTGATGTGCTAACAAACGAGAGACGGTGTGCATATGATTCAACTACCAAAATTTATAACATCCAATCAGTTCCATCAGATTCAGATCAATCATGAAATATATGTTCACAATCTCTTCATTTGATCTTGTACATGTTGATGCATTCTTCTGAGAACTTGGTCTATTTTCTATTAATTTGTGaaaccttttttttcctttttctatttacGGTGAAAACTTGGTCTAACTCAAAAAGGTATACATTTGGACAATCATAACTAGAACCATATTTATCTGGAAACAGCAGAAAAATAGTTTATTTATTGTACATTTCGATTTTATTTTATCTTCACATGCATGAGGAAAAAGGAAGATCAGGGAGGATTCATATATCAATTGAGGCTACACTAAAAAATTTCACTTCTTAAATTAGGCGCCGATCTCCTTAGCCATGTTGAATTGCATGCTTAAATGCTCAGCTGTTTTCAGCTCAAAAAATCCGGGGCTGGTCACTCCGTGCCGTTTTGATTGAATTGCATTAACCGACCAACACATTTATTTATAAGCGTAAGCGAATGAGAAAGATGTGCAGCGTATTTCAACAAGGGCTGAATCTTATGGAGCTCCTGTGCATAGCAACATGTAGTCCAAGCCACCGGGTGAAGGTAATCTTGAGTACATGAAAAAGTGTGAGTGAGACGAACAGATACGTACCAAAGCtattttgctcttttgtttttacAAAGAACCATGGAATAAAGAACATGTCTAGCATCCAGATCCAAGGAATAAAGGGAACAAAGGAAaagtggaaaaaatgaaaaagacaaaaaggaaaaaaaaggcatATATTAGTTATATCAGGAGAATGGTGCATTTGCAAATGTCAGGATGGACTGCTAGTAGCAATAGATAACACACATATTTCCATGACCTCGTAGCACGCATGGTTGAAAACCGACGCTCAAGGAAACAATACTCTGGTACTCCAGCAGTCCGATTGCCACCCTTGTGTAAGCTTATCATTTCCTTTAGTACAAGAATCTATGAGCTAGTTTGGTCTTAATGTTGTTCTATCAGTGAATCAATTGAATGCTTACATTGCAGCATAGCATCATTGGACGAATGGTTGTATTCTTTTTGCGTGTTTGTCAACATCTTCAACTTGTACTGATGTTTGAATTTGATATGTGTGTTAAGCAGATTATGGGCGTCGGAAACTGCTCCGACCAAGCAACCACTGACTTCTCTAAGCACATAGATGGGCAGTTGATGAGAGTGAACGCTCTGCTGGTGGCCAGCACCATCGTGATAGGAGTTATTGTTGGGATCGGTGCCTATGGTCAGCGCTACCGTCACCATCCACTTACCAGCTTCCTCTTCCTTGGTGCCACCACCTTGTTCGTGCCCATCCTCTCCTATGTTGTCTCTACCGTCGATAGTAATCTAGGTGTTGTCACTATTTCCTCCGATGCACACATAATACCAGGGTGGTGCAGTACACGTAGCCACATTTACACTGTGTTCGTATGGGCTAGTCTTGTTCAGATTGCTGGCGCCAACACCACTACAATAGTTGCTGGTGATGACAACAAAGGACGAAACATTACCCTTCCTGGCACTGTACTGCTTGTTCAAGCAATATGGACCTCGTACATTGTCGTGTACTACCTAGGAGGGGGATATTATTCAACGAGACAATGGTCCATAAAGCATATGGATCTTGCAAATGGATTACCGGTTCTTCCATTGTTTTCTCTTCTCATTGCCAAGCTACTTCTCAAATATTATGCTTGGTATGGGGCAAGCAGGTCATTAGCATTTGGGCGCAATCCTCATTTCATTGTTGGATACATGGAGCAACTAAAAGCCAAGCTAACAAGTGAGCATTCCCTTCCTCCACTCATAGTTACGGGAGAGGACACAACATTGGTACAGAAGGAGCCTCATGGTTATAGTATCAAATGGTTATTTAACCAAGCTGATGGGACAGGGATAGACAACAACAATTTAGTGACCACTGATAAAGTTTGGAGGTTAGAGGATGATATATTTCCGAGGTATTCAACCAAGCAGCTAAAAGATATATGCTTTTCGTTTGCATTGTTCAAGTTGTTAAGATGTCGATTTACAAGGCATACAATTGCTGAGTTTGGTTTCATCAAGGCCCATAACTTATTGTCACACGTGTTGCTCCAGGATGTTGATGATGAAAGATCACTTGGGATGATTGCACATGAGCTTTCTTTccttcatgattattattattcaTCTCTCCCAACCTCATATTCAAGCAGTTGGCTacccattttgagcatatctatttcACTTCTAAccatgggtttgagcttattatatctATTGCTCATAACAGTTGTGATTTTGCTGTATGCTTTTATGGGATGGCCACATCATGGACAGATGCAGTGTTTTCTGAATTTCCATCCTTCGTTCCAGAATGAACATGAAGATTTTTTCTATAGTTCTTCGAACCAGATACAATATGGAAATATTTTCTTCGATCTTGCCCCAGTGGGTTTGCTTGCGGCACTAGTTGTGCTTTCGGAGGTGCGGGAGATTGCTTGTTACATCTGCTCTAACTGGACTAAAGTATTCCTGATCTGCTCCTATGTTAGGCATGCTTCTTcgtggcagaaatcacattggaaGAAGAAGATGCTTAGCCTTGTGCTGCGTAGAAAATGCAAGCTGCTAAATCATTGGGTGGACAAAATGAACCAATGCTCAGTCTTGGCACTCCACCCAAGCACAACCCCAGTGCCTCTTCTCGGACGCCTCATCCCACTGCTTCACAGGAAGAAGGTACCAAGAGCAGTGAAGGCAGCTCTCCTCAAGCCACTTAGAAGCCCCAATTGGAAGAACAGAAGCAATGGCGTGGCATCCCTTTGTACAAGGCTACAACTGCAGGCCGACAACAATCCGCTCTCAACATCGAATGGCGTCAAAGGTGTAGCTGATACCATGCTTGTGGCCCACATTgccacgagcatccttgaagtgaGAACATCGGAGCCACTCCGCCAGGCTGACTCTGCTAATGAGATTGCCGCCACACACTTGTCACGCTATTGTGCCTACTTGGTAGCCTATGTCCCAGATCTACTCCCCGACAACAACGAGTGGTGCAAAAGCTTGTACAAGGGCATCAAGAAAAAAGCCAAGCGCGCACTCGCGGCATCCGGCAACACCGGGCAGGCGTCATTGAGTCCTGAAGCGCTGGTCCAGGCGCTGAGTGCCGGGTCTGAAGAGGCACACGACCTGCTCAAGAATGGTGCGGAGCTCGGGAAGAAGCTGGTGGAGCTGGCGGGAAATGAAGGAGAAGAGGTGGCATGGGAGCTCCTCGCAGAATTCTGGTCTGAGATGATACTCTATGCCGCCCCGTCGGACAATGTCGCCGCCCATGCCGAGGCCATTGCGCGGGGTGGCGAGCTGATAACACTTCTGTGGGCGTTACTCACCCACCTCGGGTTCATCAGCCGGCCAGAGGCTGCCATGCCTAACACCCCTGGTGATGTTTAAGTCGTATGAGTCCTAGCTAGTTATGTGTTTCAATTCACTACCTTTTGTGTTGTTTCATGTTGattggtgtggtgtggtgtggtgtgctACTAAGAAGTTTGTCATGTGTTTCATTTCAGTACATACACTTTCAATTCCTTGATTTGAAAATGACAtacaataatatatatatatatatatatatatatatatatatatatatatatatatatatatattccaatGTCGTGTGCTTCATTAACAATTTATTAACTCGGTTCTCACGAGCATGCCAATGTGTtccttctttccttcttctttcttgtACCAGTCAGGGTACGAAAAAGATTAGACTTTTATAGATCTCGGTTCTTCTCGCAAAGTGACTAAATTAAGAAAAAATACCGACTTACTAGGTGGGATATTATTTGCAGGCCTAAAGATCA
This region includes:
- the LOC123399037 gene encoding uncharacterized protein LOC123399037, whose translation is MLTLQHSIIGRMVVFFLRVCQHLQLVLMFEFDMCVKQIMGVGNCSDQATTDFSKHIDGQLMRVNALLVASTIVIGVIVGIGAYGQRYRHHPLTSFLFLGATTLFVPILSYVVSTVDSNLGVVTISSDAHIIPGWCSTRSHIYTVFVWASLVQIAGANTTTIVAGDDNKGRNITLPGTVLLVQAIWTSYIVVYYLGGGYYSTRQWSIKHMDLANGLPVLPLFSLLIAKLLLKYYAWYGASRSLAFGRNPHFIVGYMEQLKAKLTSEHSLPPLIVTGEDTTLVQKEPHGYSIKWLFNQADGTGIDNNNLVTTDKVWRLEDDIFPRYSTKQLKDICFSFALFKLLRCRFTRHTIAEFGFIKAHNLLSHVLLQDVDDERSLGMIAHELSFLHDYYYSSLPTSYSSSWLPILSISISLLTMGLSLLYLLLITVVILLYAFMGWPHHGQMQCFLNFHPSFQNEHEDFFYSSSNQIQYGNIFFDLAPVGLLAALVVLSEVREIACYICSNWTKVFLICSYVRHASSWQKSHWKKKMLSLVLRRKCKLLNHWVDKMNQCSVLALHPSTTPVPLLGRLIPLLHRKKVPRAVKAALLKPLRSPNWKNRSNGVASLCTRLQLQADNNPLSTSNGVKGVADTMLVAHIATSILEVRTSEPLRQADSANEIAATHLSRYCAYLVAYVPDLLPDNNEWCKSLYKGIKKKAKRALAASGNTGQASLSPEALVQALSAGSEEAHDLLKNGAELGKKLVELAGNEGEEVAWELLAEFWSEMILYAAPSDNVAAHAEAIARGGELITLLWALLTHLGFISRPEAAMPNTPGDV